A DNA window from Drosophila sechellia strain sech25 chromosome X, ASM438219v1, whole genome shotgun sequence contains the following coding sequences:
- the LOC116802212 gene encoding loricrin, which translates to MQTTMTTRRLGLLGLLVVLGCIIAQGKPHGWSSGGGGGGWSSGGSGGSKVIISAWPSSGGGGWSSGSGSGGWKSGGGGGGGWSSGGSGGGWKSVGGSGGWKSGGGSGGWSSGGSYGWPSSGSSGWKSGGSSGLSSALSSLSSWKSQALGSLSSGWKSGGGGGGWSSGGSSGGGWKSGGGSGGWSSGGSSAWPSKISSGWSSGGGGGGGGWSVGGGGGGGWSW; encoded by the coding sequence ATGCAAACCACGATGACAACGCGACGACTTGGCCTTCTCGgtctgctggtggtgctgggcTGCATCATCGCCCAGGGCAAACCACATGGCTGGagcagcggcggcggtggtggaggCTGGTCCTCTGGAGGATCGGGTGGCAGTAAGGTCATTATCAGTGCTTGGCCTTCCAGCGGTGGAGGAGGTTGGTCCTCTGGTAGCGGATCTGGAGGCTGGAAGAgcggtggtggcggcggcggcggctggTCATCTGGTGGATCAGGAGGTGGCTGGAAGAGCGTCGGCGGCTCTGGTGGCTGGAAGAGCGGCGGCGGCTCAGGTGGCTGGTCCTCCGGTGGATCCTATGGCTGGCCAAGTTCCGGCAGCTCTGGCTGGAAGTCAGGAGGCAGCTCGGGATTATCCAGTGCACTGTCCAGTCTCTCCAGTTGGAAATCCCAAGCTTTGGGTAGCTTAAGCAGCGGTTGGAAAagcggcggcggtggaggtGGCTGGTCATCTGGTGGTTCCTCAGGCGGCGGCTGGAAGAGCGGCGGTGGATCTGGTGGTTGGTCCTCCGGTGGGTCCTCCGCTTGGCCCAGCAAGATCAGCAGCGGTTGGTCCTCcggtggaggtggaggtggcgGTGGTTGGTCCGTcggaggaggcggaggcggCGGCTGGAGCTGGTAA
- the LOC6618062 gene encoding acanthoscurrin-1 translates to MRHAVILVFVCCLLIAVASAGLLTGGGGGGGYGGGGYGGGGGGQSGYGGGGGGGGDQGGWQKNGGGGHGGGGQGSYGGGSQGGHGGGGQGGWQKNGGGGHGGGGKGGYGGGNQGGHGGQGGYGGGGHGGGGHASKSLAGNRGSSVSWQGGNGGNKHGGGGGGGGGLYGGGGGGGGKQHGGGW, encoded by the exons ATGCGTCACGCTGTGATCCTTGTTTTCGTGTGTTGCTTGCTGATCGCCGTGGCCTCAGCCGGTTTGCTGACcggtggaggtggtggtggtggctacGGCGGTGGTGGCtacggcggtggtggtggtggtcagAGCGGCtacggcggcggtggcggaggaggtggtgaTCAAGGCGGCTGGCAAAAGAATGGAGGAGGCGGCCATGGAGGTGGCGGCCAGGGAAGCTACGGCGGCGGTAGCCAAG GTGGACATGGAGGCGGTGGCCAAGGAGGTTGGCAGAAGAACGGAGGAGGTGGTCATGGAGGTGGTGGAAAAGGAGGCTATGGAGGTGGAAACCAAG GTGGCCACGGAGGACAAGGAGGCTATGGCGGTGGTGGCCATGGAGGCGGTGGCCATGCAAGCAAGTCCTTGGCCGGCAATCGCGGTAGTTCCGTGTCCTGGCAGGGCGGAAATGGAGGCAACAAGCACggtggcggcggaggaggtggtggtggcctgtacggtggtggtggcggtggaggTGGCAAACAACATGGCGGTGGCTGGTAA
- the LOC6618060 gene encoding vitellogenin-1: protein MGRVPAKMLTLLALLLQLLVPSIPAIEWTLPDVINSIGNVGTSIVDPSLLPTPQGLLDGSKQLIAGYPFEFVSNSLNIICSQALASNKIKSKYSPDINKMNFQLQTACEKKNFPLTNPESMWKSPLFDVKKKVVILATGWTTTVNGSDTIEVFSKAYNCRGDVNFVAVDAARFVDTLYTWSAFNTEEIGENIALGLVKLLDLVPVENIHLIGHSLGAHIVGSAGRHLQHLTNQTIPRITGLDPAKPCFNEGEALSGLMRGDAHFVDVIHSNPGVLGKRDPVGDVDFYPGGMSPLPAGCFSVTCAHARSWEYFAETVFPGNERNFMATRCNSISRLRDFRCPGDEVTMGYAVPQNIKGNYFLEVSASAPFGMHASVVRSAHLEHCGLCPESTSTTEVPSTTTTEKPGWFSG from the exons ATGGGACGAGTTCCGGCAAAGATGCTAACACTCCTCGCGCTTCTCCTCCAGCTTCTGGTGCCCTCCATCCCCGCTATCGAGTGGACGCTTCCGGATGTGATCAATTCCATCGGAAATGTGGGCACCAGCATCGTGGATCCCAGTCTTCTGCCCACACCCCAAGGACTCCTCGATGGCAGCAAGCAGCTCATCGCGGGATATCCATTCGAGTTCGTTTCCAACTCCCTGAACATCATTT gCTCCCAGGCGCTGGCTTCAAACAAAATCAAGTCGAAATACTCGCCGGATATCAATAAAATGAACTTCCAGCTGCAAACGGCGTGTGAAAAGAAAAACTTCCCACTAACAAATCCGGAGTCCATGTGGAAGAGTCCGCTTTTCGATGTCAAGAAGAAGGTCGTCATCCTGGCCACCGGATGGACCACCACCGTGAATGGATCCGATACCATCGAAGTCTTCTCAAAGGCCTATAATTGCCGTGGCGATGTCAACTTTGTG GCGGTGGATGCTGCTCGTTTCGTGGATACCCTGTACACTTGGTCGGCCTTCAATACGGAGGAGATTGGCGAGAACATCGCCCTCGGACTGGTGAAGCTTCTCGATCTGGTGCCGGTGGAGAATATCCACCTGATTGGCCATAGCCTGGGCGCCCACATTGTGGGTTCGGCGGGACGGCACCTGCAACACCTGACCAACCAGACGATACCCAGGATAACTGGATTGGATCCGGCCAAGCCGTGCTTCAACGAGGGTGAAGCCCTGTCTGGTCTTATGCGCGGAGATGCTCACTTTGTTGATGTGATCCATAGCAATCCCGGGGTGCTAGGCAAGCGGGATCCGGTGGGCGATGTGGACTTCTATCCGGGCGGAATGAGCCCCCTTCCGGCAGGCTGTTTCTCGGTAACCTGTGCTCATGCCCGATCATGGGAATATTTTGCGGAAACCGTTTTCCCAGGAAATGAGCGCAACTTCATGGCCACTCGCTGCAATTCGATATCCAGACTGCGCGACTTCCGCTGTCCGGGCGACGAGGTGACCATGGGATATGCGGTGCCGCAAAACATTAAGGGCAACTATTTCCTGGAGGTCAGCGCCTCCGCACCGTTTGGCATGCATGCCTCCGTTGTGCGATCGGCCCACTTGGAGCATTGCGGCCTGTGCCCCGAGTCCACGAGCACCACTGAGGTGCCGAGTACCACAACCACGGAAAAGCCGGGTTGGTTCTCAGGATAA
- the LOC6618061 gene encoding uncharacterized transmembrane protein DDB_G0289901 codes for MKVFIVLCALVACVSAGVVRSSGWGSNPWGGSSSGWNSGWVAQQPQVIKVIKIGGGGGSGWGGNSGWGGNSGWGGNSGWGSNSGWGGNSGWGGNSGWSSGNSGWNSNGWSSSSSNSGWW; via the coding sequence ATGAAGGTATTCATTGTACTCTGCGCACTGGTGGCCTGTGTTTCGGCCGGAGTGGTCCGATCCTCGGGCTGGGGATCGAATCCTTGGGGCGGCAGCAGCTCCGGATGGAATAGTGGCTGGGTCGCCCAGCAGCCGCAAGTCATCAAGGTCATAAAGATCGGAGGAGGCGGCGGCTCCGGATGGGGCGGAAACTCCGGATGGGGCGGTAACTCCGGATGGGGCGGTAACTCCGGATGGGGTAGCAACTCCGGATGGGGCGGCAACTCCGGATGGGGTGGAAACTCTGGTTGGAGCAGCGGCAACTCCGGATGGAACAGCAATGGATGGTCCAGTTCCAGCTCGAATAGTGGATGGTGGTAA
- the LOC6618064 gene encoding glycine-rich protein 5 has product MKVFVCLLVSLALANAGGLRGGAGGGYLPGGGRGGGGGGFGGRPAIGAGLVSHVSQSQGNTKVHIGGGSAGGAGAYGGGGYGGGAASYGGGAGAAYGGGAGASYGGGAASYGGGRGSGGWQGAGAGRGGAGGAAGWQGAGAGRGGAGRGGAGRGGAGGWQGGVGGAGAGNAWGNPAEFDYTVNHASGGAGGAGGAYGGGSRGGAGWWND; this is encoded by the exons ATGAAG GTCTTTGTGTGCTTGTTGGTTTCCCTGGCTCTGGCCAACGCCGGTGGCCTCCGAGGCGGTGCAGGAGGCGGCTATCTACCTGGTGGAGGacgtggtggtggcggcggaggATTCGGTGGCCGCCCGGCTATTGGAGCTGGCCTGGTGTCCCACGTCTCGCAGTCGCAGGGCAACACTAAGGTCCACATCGGCGGTGGTTCCGCCGGCGGTGCTGGTGCTTACGGAGGTGGCGGCTATGGCGGCGGTGCTGCCTCGTACGGCGGTGGAGCTGGTGCTGCCTATGGCGGTGGTGCTGGAGCTTCCTACGGCGGTGGTGCAGCCTCTTATGGCGGTGGACGCGGATCTGGTGGATGGCAAGGAGCTGGGGCTGGACGTGGtggtgctggaggagctgctggCTGGCAAGGTGCTGGAGCAGGTCGTGGTGGAGCAGGTCGTGGTGGAGCAGGTCGTGGTGGAGCAGGGGGCTGGCAGGGTGGTGTcggaggagctggagctggcaaCGCCTGGGGCAACCCCGCTGAGTTCGATTACACTGTCAACCACGCTTCCGGAGGTGCTGGTGGTGCAGGTGGGGCCTACGGTGGTGGCTCCCGCGGCGGTGCCGGCTGGTGGAACGATTAA
- the LOC6618063 gene encoding loricrin encodes MKPFACILVILAAILSVGQASLGGLLGGGGGGGGSIGGGAGGIEQLLQSKLGGLVGGLGGGLGGLSGGLGGKLGGGGGGYSGGYSNGGGYSGGGGYSGGGGYSGGGGYSGGYAAPRPVEKVVIVKVINEGYSGGYFGAQSGGYSGGYSGGYSGAQSGGWNKGW; translated from the coding sequence ATGAAACCCTTTGCCTGCATTCTGGTGATCCTTGCCGCCATCCTGTCCGTCGGACAGGCCTCCCTGGGCGGACTCcttggcggtggcggtggaggCGGCGGCTCCATTGGCGGAGGTGCTGGCGGCATCGAACAGCTGCTGCAGAGCAAGCTGGGCGGTCTCGTCGGAGGATTGGGCGGCGGCCTGGGCGGTCTGAGCGGTGGTCTTGGTGGCAAGCTCGGCGGCGGTGGAGGCGGCTACTCCGGTGGCTACTCCAACGGTGGTGGCTACTCCGGCGGCGGTGGATACTCCGGAGGTGGTGGATACTCCGGCGGCGGTGGCTACTCTGGCGGATATGCTGCTCCCAGGCCCGTTGAGAAGGTGGTCATCGTGAAGGTCATTAACGAGGGCTACTCTGGCGGCTACTTCGGTGCTCAGTCTGGTGGCTACTCTGGTGGCTACTCCGGCGGCTACTCCGGCGCTCAGTCCGGCGGCTGGAACAAAGGCTGGTAA